From the Notolabrus celidotus isolate fNotCel1 chromosome 12, fNotCel1.pri, whole genome shotgun sequence genome, one window contains:
- the capn7 gene encoding calpain-7, with the protein MDCTALELDAVKFAKTAVTYDQSGKYNEAVFYYKEAAQALIYAGMAGSKLDGIQDKVNEYLDRVQALHNAVQAQKIDPLKSRQQVDLERAHFLVTQAFEEDEKGNDDEAVELYTQAVELCIKTSNDTSDQPLQIKLKQLARQALDRAEGLKDSQSRSTPAQDRTGHSGTKPGSGAPSGGPVRQFFPLGPDFSLNDRQQPHPVRAVQSSEPHGQRYTSEEIEVLRSTSTINSIAYVPFMSVDLRERFAFPVPFSDKMGKLALSPKQKAIFSRWVRPDDISNNPTMIMSVSSFSIKQTVVSDCSFVASLAISAAYERRYNKKLITSVIYPQNRRGEPEYNPCGKYMVKLHINGVPRKVIIDDYLPVDHNRELLCSYSSNRNELWVSLIEKAYMKVMGGYDFPGSNSNIDLHALTGWIPERIAMHSDNQSFSKDDTFRMLFPRFHRGDVLITTATGVMTEEEGERWGLVPTHAYAVLDIREHKGMRFLQLKNPWSHLRWKGRYSERDEKNWTPELLKYLNFDPKTAQKFDNGVFWISFEDLCQYYDVIYLSWNPALFKESSCIHSSWDGKQGPVKDVYSLANNPQYKLEVQCPTGGAAVWVLLTRHITDKDDFAQNREFITLVVYKTDGKKVYYPADPPPYIDGIRINSPHYLTKMKLTSAGTHTFTLVVSQYEKQNTINYTLRVYSGCKFTFSKIPNPFTQVKRINGQWKGISAGGCGNYKDSYKHNPIYQFNMERPGPLLVELRGSRQYSVGFEMVTVSQVGDPGPAAFQKKSSGDYRCGFCYMEADHVPAGLYNVIPTTFLPKQEGPFFLDFACTTTLKVSQLQ; encoded by the exons ATGGACTGCACGGCGCTGGAGCTCGATGCTGTCAAGTTTGCCAAAACTGCTGTCACCTATGACCAGAGTGGCAAATACAACGAGGCTGTGTTTTATTACAAG GAGGCAGCCCAGGCCCTGATATATGCTGGCATGGCAGGGTCCAAGCTGGATGGGATCCAGGACAAAGTGAATGAGTATTTGGATCGGGTCCAAGCTCTCCATAATGCTG TCCAGGCACAGAAGATCGACCCGCTGAAGTCCCGGCAGCAGGTGGACTTAGAGCGAGCTCACTTCCTGGTCACACAGGCCTTTGAGGAAGATGAGAAGGGGAATGATGATGAAGCCGTTGAGCTGTACACTCAGGCTGTTGAGCTGTGCATTAAGACG TCCAACGACACATCGGACCAACCGCTGCAGATCAAACTGAAGCAGCTGGCACGTCAGGCTTTGGACag GGCGGAGGGCCTTAAAGATTCTCAGTCCAGATCAACTCCAGCTCAGGACAGGACGGGGCATTCTGGAACCAAACCCGGCAGTGGTGCCCCTTCTGGAGGACCTGTTCGCCAGTTCTTCCCCCTCGGGCCAGACTTCAGCCTCAACGACCGACAGCAACCCCATCCGGTCCGAGCCGTCCAGTCCAGCGAACCACACGGTCAGCGCTACACGTCTGAGGAGATCGAGGTGCTCAG GAGTACGTCTACAATCAACAGCATCGCCTATGTGCCCTTCATGAGTGTGGACCTGAGGGAGCGATTCGCCTTCCCTGTTCCTTTCTC AGACAAAATGGGGAAGCTGGCTCTGTCCCCCAAACAGAAAGCCATCTTCTCCCGCTGGGTCCGCCCAGACGATATCAGCAATAACCCCACCATGATCATGTCTGTGTCCAGCTTCAGCATCAAGCAG actgtgGTGTCTGATTGTTCGTTTGTGGCGTCTCTAGCCATCAGTGCCGCCTACGAGAGGCGCTACAACAAGAAACTCATCACCAG CGTCATCTACCCTCAGAACAGGCGAGGGGAGCCAGAGTACAACCCCTGTGGGAAGTACATGGTCAAGCTTCACATTAACGGAGTCCCCAGGAag GTCATCATAGACGACTACCTGCCCGTGGATCACAACAGGGAGCTGCTGTGCTCGTACTCCAGCAACAGGAACGAGCTCTGGGTCTCCCTGATAGAGAAGGCCTACATGAAGGTGATGGGAGGATACGACTTCCCCGGATCCAACTCG aATATTGATCTGCACGCCCTCACCGGCTGGATCCCTGAACGCATCGCCATGCACTCAGACAATCAGTCGTTCAGCAAGGACGACACTTTCCGCATGCTCTTCCCGAG GTTTCACAGGGGTGACGTCCTCATCACCACAGCAACAGGCGTGATGACAGAGGAAGAAGGGGAGAGATGGGGTTTAGTGCCAACACACGCCTACGCCGTGCTCGACATCAGGGAACACAAG GGAATGCGTTTCCTGCAGCTGAAGAATCCGTGGAGTCACCTGCGCTGGAAAGGCCGCTACAGCGAGCGCGACGAGAAGAACTGGACACCTGAACTCCTCAAATACCTCAACTTTGATCCAAAGACGGCGCAGAAGTTTGACAACG gtGTGTTCTGGATCTCATTTGAGGACCTTTGTCAGTACTACGATGTCATCTACCTGAGCTGGAACCCCGCCCTGTTCAAGGAGTCCTCCTGCatccacag CAGCTGGGATGGAAAGCAGGGTCCGGTGAAGGATGTCTACAGCCTGGCCAACAACCCCCAGTACAAGCTGGAGGTCCAGTGTCCAACAGGGGGAGCTGCAGTGTGGGTGCTGCTCACCAGACACATCACTGACAAG gatgATTTTGCACAGAACAGAGAGTTCATCACCCTGGTTGTTTACAAGACGGACGGGAAGAAGGTTTACTACCCAG CCGACCCTCCTCCTTACATCGACGGCATCCGCATCAACAGCCCGCACTACCTGACGAAGATGAAGCTGACCAGCGCAGGGACGCACACCTTCACGCTGGTGGTGTCACAGTATGAGAAACAGAACACCATCAACTACACTCTGAGG GTTTACTCTGGATGCAAGTTCACCTTCTCCAAGATCCCCAATCCCTTCACACAAGTCAAGAGG ATAAACGGTCAGTGGAAAGGGATCAGCGCTGGAGGTTGTGGGAACTACAAGGACTCGTACAAACACAACCCGATCTACCAGTTCAACATGGAGCGGCCTGGACCGCTGCTCGTCGAGCTCCGAGGATCCAG GCAGTACAGCGTTGGTTTTGAGATGGTCACGGTGTCACAGGTCGGGGATCCAGGTCCAGCTGCCTTCCAGAAGAAGAGCAGTGGAGATTACAG ATGTGGCTTCTGCTACATGGAGGCGGACCACGTCCCGGCGGGTCTCTACAACGTCATCCCAACCACATTCTTACCCAAACAGGAAGGACCCTTCTTCTTGGACTTTGCCTGCACCACAACCCTCAAGGTCTCCCAGCTTCAATga